The proteins below are encoded in one region of Pseudomonas entomophila L48:
- a CDS encoding LysR family transcriptional regulator: MIDLRRLRYFLAVADELHFGRAASRLHIAQPPLTRQISALEAELGFRLFDRSTRNVTLTSEGLHFLPYARAVLEQVDLTAAITGKLAAGSAGHLAVGYASSIALSDVFSHTIQAFCSAYPDVQLTVEEGASSTQWSQIVEGRLDIGMSRMQPPADDPQVQAICLGNEPLVAAIASDSPLARQARVTLAELSAYPLIAFPTDYGSGLNEIIQTLYRRNGLTPRPAPTGKQITSIIALVAAGRGVAVVPQCTRTLVRSGVTYLPLDEPGATVPLLVLTRRHERSPLVRAFVEVIERTLREK; the protein is encoded by the coding sequence ATGATCGACCTCCGCCGCCTGCGCTATTTCCTGGCTGTCGCCGACGAGTTGCACTTTGGCCGCGCCGCTTCGCGCCTGCACATCGCCCAGCCCCCACTGACCCGGCAGATCTCGGCGCTGGAGGCGGAGCTGGGTTTCCGCCTGTTCGACCGCAGTACCCGCAATGTCACCCTCACCTCGGAAGGCCTGCATTTCTTGCCGTATGCGCGCGCGGTGCTGGAGCAGGTCGACCTGACGGCCGCCATCACCGGCAAGCTGGCGGCGGGCTCGGCGGGCCATCTGGCCGTCGGCTATGCCAGCTCCATCGCCCTGTCGGATGTGTTCAGTCATACCATCCAGGCGTTCTGCTCGGCCTATCCGGATGTGCAACTGACGGTCGAGGAAGGCGCCTCGAGCACCCAGTGGTCGCAGATCGTCGAGGGCCGCCTGGACATCGGCATGAGCCGCATGCAACCGCCAGCCGATGACCCACAGGTGCAGGCCATCTGCCTGGGCAACGAGCCGCTGGTGGCGGCGATTGCCAGCGACAGCCCGCTCGCCCGCCAGGCGCGGGTGACCCTGGCCGAGCTGAGCGCCTATCCGCTGATCGCGTTTCCGACCGATTATGGTTCGGGGCTGAACGAGATCATCCAGACCCTGTACCGGCGCAACGGGCTGACCCCTCGGCCAGCGCCGACCGGCAAGCAGATCACCTCGATCATCGCCCTGGTCGCCGCTGGCCGGGGTGTGGCGGTGGTGCCGCAGTGCACGCGCACATTGGTACGCAGTGGCGTGACCTATCTGCCGCTGGACGAGCCCGGTGCCACGGTGCCGCTGCTGGTGCTGACCCGCAGGCATGAGCGCAGCCCGCTGGTGCGGGCCTTCGTGGAGGTCATCGAGCGGACGTTGCGCGAGAAGTGA
- a CDS encoding DUF1615 domain-containing protein yields MNGRLLAAGLLCLGLLQGCAGRREEAPESDPAKVRAQLMRLLPAQVKDRQGWAEDIQVALQAQGIAPSKGNLCAVLAVTEQESTFNADPQVPNLGRIAREEIDRRAARLYIPGVLIDGALRTPSSNGQSYQQRLLTVRSEKQLSALYDEVIDRLPLGRTLLDGLNPVHTGGPMQVSIDFAEQHAKGYPYAYKGTVRQEVFSRRGGMYFGITHLLGYPTHYDRALYRFADFNAGWYASRNAAFQAALSRATGLALALDGDLIAPGAIMPGSTEQAARKLGVKLGLRNPQIRAQLERENSLDFEDTVLYRQVFALAEAKAGKALPRAVLPGIELKSPKITRKLTTAWFAGRVDERYQRCMRR; encoded by the coding sequence CTGAACGGGCGTCTGCTGGCGGCCGGGCTGTTGTGCCTGGGCCTGTTGCAAGGTTGCGCCGGGCGCCGTGAGGAGGCGCCTGAAAGCGACCCGGCCAAGGTGCGCGCTCAGCTCATGCGCCTGCTGCCAGCCCAGGTCAAGGACCGCCAAGGCTGGGCCGAGGACATCCAGGTAGCGTTGCAGGCCCAGGGCATCGCCCCGAGCAAGGGCAACCTGTGCGCCGTGCTGGCGGTGACCGAACAGGAGTCGACCTTCAATGCCGACCCCCAGGTGCCGAACCTGGGGCGCATTGCCCGCGAGGAGATCGATCGGCGCGCAGCGCGCCTGTACATTCCAGGCGTGCTGATCGACGGCGCGCTGCGCACGCCCTCGAGCAACGGCCAGAGCTACCAGCAACGCCTGCTGACGGTGCGCAGCGAGAAACAGCTCAGCGCCCTGTATGACGAAGTCATCGACCGATTGCCGCTGGGGCGCACCTTGCTGGATGGGTTGAACCCGGTACATACCGGTGGGCCGATGCAGGTCAGCATCGATTTCGCCGAGCAGCATGCCAAGGGCTACCCCTATGCCTACAAAGGCACTGTTCGCCAGGAGGTGTTCAGCCGTCGGGGCGGGATGTACTTCGGTATCACCCACCTGCTGGGGTATCCAACCCATTACGACCGGGCGCTGTACCGCTTCGCCGATTTCAACGCCGGTTGGTACGCCAGCCGTAACGCCGCGTTCCAGGCCGCGTTGAGCCGGGCGACCGGGTTAGCGCTAGCGTTGGATGGCGACCTGATTGCACCGGGGGCGATCATGCCGGGCAGCACCGAGCAGGCGGCCCGCAAGCTGGGGGTGAAGCTGGGGCTGCGCAATCCGCAGATCCGCGCACAGCTGGAACGGGAAAACAGCCTCGACTTCGAGGACACCGTGCTGTATCGCCAGGTGTTCGCCCTGGCCGAGGCGAAAGCGGGCAAGGCGTTGCCAAGGGCGGTGCTGCCCGGAATCGAGCTGAAGAGCCCGAAGATCACCCGCAAGTTGACCACCGCGTGGTTTGCCGGGCGGGTGGATGAGCGCTACCAGCGCTGCATGCGGCGTTGA
- a CDS encoding hydrolase → MLIDASRATLLVVDIQEKLIGAMSDPEGTRARARWLLAASAELEVPTVISEQYPKGLGHTLAELKAASPAAEIVEKLHFSCVAAECLPASLLAREQVIVCGMETHVCVLQTVLGLLALGKQVFVVEDACDSRTPASKAAGLARMRDAGAQVVTREMVLFELLGSASHPLFRHISKTYLVGEQP, encoded by the coding sequence ATGCTGATCGACGCTTCTCGGGCCACATTGCTGGTGGTCGACATCCAGGAAAAACTCATCGGCGCCATGAGCGACCCCGAGGGCACTCGTGCCCGGGCGCGCTGGCTGCTGGCGGCCAGCGCGGAGCTGGAAGTGCCCACGGTCATTTCCGAGCAATACCCCAAGGGGCTGGGCCATACCCTGGCCGAACTCAAGGCCGCGTCACCTGCCGCCGAGATTGTCGAAAAACTGCATTTTTCCTGCGTCGCGGCTGAATGCCTGCCGGCCAGCCTGCTGGCCCGTGAACAGGTGATCGTCTGCGGCATGGAAACCCATGTCTGCGTGCTGCAGACGGTGCTGGGCCTGCTGGCACTGGGCAAGCAGGTGTTCGTCGTCGAGGATGCCTGCGACAGCCGCACGCCTGCCAGCAAGGCGGCGGGGCTGGCGCGCATGCGCGATGCGGGGGCGCAGGTCGTCACCCGTGAGATGGTGCTGTTCGAACTGCTGGGCAGCGCAAGCCATCCATTGTTCCGCCATATCAGCAAGACCTACCTGGTCGGTGAACAGCCCTGA
- a CDS encoding endonuclease/exonuclease/phosphatase family protein, protein MPVDQQIRRDTHSLRHPIARVDFRTRLESLVRRLFVVLETTPDDAPSSAAYISYHLSSEFMRSSNFSEQAAIAEDASALLATLYNEPALIAILQASPRAHSLAMVVRLYNIHHAMIMSGLRADEGPLRLDANDALRMLRIAVQAWGPWRSSVELTGSITSYHRVRILDSGGGRQVQIGWQRPAGARVDLRVVTLNMQGISSAHTDKFRTIVLPMIRQHHVVMLQEAGVWPLSSQFIADIQVADQFGVQHVVYQRRWEAGTSTRPENYMMYYLEVNLLRVRLGMVLADNVTVLGVSVIADGVGSPSGGRMPRPILGLRIRIPGLREAITVYTFHALSGGGVNSPRMLRETVWHSDTPFVMLGDFNRDPREPGPPHPNNSNWVSPPEIADLVLANGPTHPSSGPVNMLDYAFAYGLAALPAAGQVMLPVDSDHRPVSYTFVFSG, encoded by the coding sequence ATGCCGGTCGACCAACAGATTCGCCGAGATACCCATTCGTTAAGACATCCGATTGCACGGGTGGATTTTCGTACACGACTTGAATCGCTGGTACGCCGATTGTTCGTGGTACTCGAAACAACGCCAGACGATGCCCCTTCTTCGGCTGCCTATATCAGCTATCACCTGTCCTCGGAGTTCATGCGCAGCAGCAACTTCTCCGAGCAAGCTGCCATTGCCGAAGACGCCAGTGCGCTGCTGGCAACGCTCTACAATGAGCCGGCGCTCATCGCTATCTTGCAAGCCTCGCCCCGTGCGCACAGCCTGGCCATGGTGGTGCGGCTGTACAACATCCATCACGCCATGATCATGTCCGGGTTGCGCGCCGACGAAGGGCCGTTGCGGCTCGACGCCAATGACGCTCTGCGTATGTTGCGCATCGCCGTCCAAGCATGGGGCCCCTGGCGCTCCAGTGTCGAGCTGACAGGCAGTATCACCAGCTACCATCGCGTGCGCATCCTTGATTCGGGAGGCGGCCGGCAGGTTCAAATCGGTTGGCAGCGTCCCGCCGGTGCAAGGGTCGACCTGCGCGTGGTGACGTTAAACATGCAGGGAATCTCTTCCGCCCACACCGACAAGTTCCGCACCATCGTACTGCCAATGATTCGCCAGCATCATGTCGTCATGTTGCAGGAGGCCGGGGTATGGCCGCTTTCCTCGCAGTTTATCGCCGATATCCAGGTTGCCGATCAGTTCGGTGTACAGCACGTCGTGTATCAGCGGCGGTGGGAGGCTGGCACCTCGACGCGACCAGAGAACTACATGATGTACTACTTGGAGGTGAACCTATTACGGGTACGGTTGGGCATGGTACTGGCCGACAACGTGACGGTGCTTGGTGTCAGCGTCATCGCAGACGGTGTTGGCAGCCCGTCCGGTGGTCGTATGCCAAGGCCGATACTGGGCCTGCGCATCCGCATTCCCGGGCTGCGCGAGGCGATCACCGTGTATACCTTCCACGCCCTCTCCGGCGGTGGGGTCAATAGCCCGCGGATGCTGCGTGAAACTGTCTGGCACAGCGACACGCCTTTCGTGATGCTGGGTGACTTCAACCGGGACCCTCGCGAACCGGGCCCTCCTCATCCCAATAACAGCAACTGGGTATCGCCTCCTGAAATCGCCGATCTGGTGCTGGCCAACGGTCCGACGCACCCAAGCAGCGGGCCGGTGAACATGCTCGACTACGCGTTTGCCTACGGCTTGGCTGCATTGCCGGCTGCAGGGCAAGTGATGCTGCCGGTGGACTCGGATCACCGTCCGGTCTCCTACACCTTCGTCTTCAGCGGTTGA